Proteins from a genomic interval of Paenibacillus sp. RC334:
- a CDS encoding LuxR C-terminal-related transcriptional regulator: MKLTKGNDHKNKFLLTHREREVFELLVQDKTTRDIAGQLFISEKTVRNHISNVMQKLNVKGRSQAVVELIRLGELKI, translated from the coding sequence GTGAAATTGACGAAGGGTAACGACCACAAAAACAAGTTTTTGTTAACTCACCGTGAACGTGAAGTATTTGAACTGCTTGTGCAGGACAAAACAACACGTGACATCGCCGGACAACTATTTATTAGTGAGAAGACGGTGCGTAACCATATTTCCAACGTAATGCAGAAACTGAACGTAAAAGGTCGTTCACAGGCGGTCGTGGAATTAATCAGGCTTGGCGAATTAAAAATCTGA